A genomic stretch from Calonectris borealis chromosome 6, bCalBor7.hap1.2, whole genome shotgun sequence includes:
- the ARL4C gene encoding ADP-ribosylation factor-like protein 4C, with amino-acid sequence MGNISSNISAFQSLHIVMLGLDSAGKTTVLYRLKFNEFVNTVPTIGFNTEKIRLSNGTAKGISCHFWDVGGQEKLRPLWKSYSRCTDGIIYVVDSVDVDRLEEAKTELHKVTKFAENQGTPLLVIANKQDLPKSLPVAEIEKQLALHELTPSTTYHIQPACAIIGEGLTEGMDKLYEMILKRRKSLKQKKKR; translated from the coding sequence ATGGGGAACATCTCCTCCAACATCTCCGCCTTCCAGTCCCTGCACATCGTCATGCTGGGCCTGGATTCGGCGGGGAAAACGACGGTGCTCTACCGGTTGAAGTTCAACGAATTCGTCAACACCGTGCCCACCATCGGTTTCAACACGGAGAAGATCCGGCTGAGCAACGGGACGGCCAAGGGCATCAGCTGCCACTTTTGGGACGTGGGTGGTCAGGAGAAGCTGCGCCCGCTCTGGAAGTCCTACAGCCGCTGCACCGATGGCATCATCTACGTGGTGGACTCAGTGGACGTGGACCGGCTGGAGGAGGCCAAAACAGAGCTGCACAAGGTGACCAAGTTCGCCGAGAACCAGGGTACCCCGCTGCTGGTCATCGCCAACAAGCAGGACCTGCCCAAGTCCCTGCCGGTGGCCGAGATCGAGAAGCAGCTGGCCCTCCACGAGCTGACCCCTTCCACCACCTACCACATCCAGCCCGCCTGCGCCATCATCGGCGAGGGGCTCACGGAGGGCATGGACAAGCTCTACGAGATGATCCTGAAGCGGAGGAAGTCCCTCAAGCAGAAGAAGAAGCGGTAG